The Rheinheimera mangrovi genome contains the following window.
TAAGCTTTGGAAAAAGCCAGAGACGTCGCGGTATGAATTATCACCTGCCTTTTATGCTGTTTTGTTTTTTTGTGACCCAGACTATTTTTGCTGAGCCAAAACAACCGGTTGAACTTCATATCAGTGCGCCAGTCTGGCCCGGATTTACCAATGCCGACAGCACTGGTGCTTACGTGGATTTATTCCGTTTTATCTATCCAAAAGACCAGATTGAGCTGACATGGCATCTCACCAATTACAGCAGAGCCATAGCACTGGTTCAGCAAGGCAAACACCACTTGGTTCCAGGTTTGTCCGCGCCAGTGTCCCCCCAGCAGCATAAAGCTTTGCTGCTGTCCGCCTACCCTTTTGATTCAGATCTTATAGTGGCTATTTACAATCCATCCCACACCGCCACTCCAGAGCTTTCGCAACTGCAGCAGTACAAACTAG
Protein-coding sequences here:
- a CDS encoding substrate-binding periplasmic protein encodes the protein MNYHLPFMLFCFFVTQTIFAEPKQPVELHISAPVWPGFTNADSTGAYVDLFRFIYPKDQIELTWHLTNYSRAIALVQQGKHHLVPGLSAPVSPQQHKALLLSAYPFDSDLIVAIYNPSHTATPELSQLQQYKLAWDLAYDLHLVLGLKEKGYEVPDIKQGLELVKNRRVDIYLAEKSELLQYLQGESPVKLQPLIYRELLRDPIYLGFADNDEGRKFKRLWDQRFIDLYKSGQLKTFYRNYPQLTLPKLD